The Anopheles moucheti chromosome 3, idAnoMoucSN_F20_07, whole genome shotgun sequence genome contains the following window.
GTCTATCTTTGCGAAGATATCTCCATTTACGATTGTTCCTCCTCCAAAACTGGCACGAGAAGCACCCAGGAATGTGTCAAGCAATCTCAAGAGAGCAACTGATGAAACCCGATAAGCCGAATCGCGTTCGGTTCGAGAAGCGAAATGATGAGGAAAAAACcggcacgaaaaaaaaggcaaacgaaGTGGCGTTCTTGGAGCTACGGCACGGCTGGGAGACACCGGGATGGGCGCTTCAATTTGATGATAATGACACCTACAATTTACCGATGCGAAACAACGCGTACCACCGCGCCACCGAACTGGGGCCGAAGCATCACGTACGCGAGGTTCGCGGCATCATCGACGCAACAACCGCCCGTCAGTTGGAGGATCGTGGTCAACTGGAACGGCTGCGTTATTCTCGGGCATTGTGAGCGTGAGACGTCGACCACGTTCCACGGTGCAGCACTGGTAACGCTGGCAGGCATCAAACACCTTGTCGGTCGGACACGCCGGGCGCGAAAAGACCCAACTTTCGCAAAAACACGCATTCGGGAAACCAGTTCTGCAGCGGCACCCGGGGTTCCGTGTACGGTGGCTTTCGAGTGGGCTTGCCCCTCTTTTTCAACGGCGATTggtgttgtgtgtgcgcgtggcTGTGTGAAGAAACTTGACCGTGTTCCAGCCTGCCCGTTTCCAGTTTATGGTCCGTACCGAAGCTGATCGGAgtgcgttgtgttgtgtggaaTTGACCACACACGGTTGGAATTAGTTTGTGTGATTGTATCCTGTCTATATGGTGGTTAGTGATCATTTCGACATCAAAAGCATCGTGGAACTCAAATATCCTTCCTGCAAGGTTGTGTTAGAAAAGGGAAGCAGAAAAGCGAGTGGAACTGTAAGGTACTTAGTGACACTAATTCTCCAGTAAGACATTCCATCCGGAGACGATTCGTGAGCACACATCATGGATACTAAGCCGAGCAGTAAAGTAGGGTAAGTGGAAGAAAATAATCTCAgaagtgtttgttgtgtgcaGTTTTATTGTTCAAACGAAAGCATATCTTACTGGCAAAAACTAAGAATTCCGCCCTCCATCTTTCGGAGCTTAACCCAGCTCAGCGACGGAAAGTGAAAGGAATGTTCCAACCCGGGTGGCACCAGGAATGCTGATAAACGCATGCAGTAGGCTTGGCAGCAGGTTACTTCAAGCTTCCGCCATTTGTTCGGGGTGGGAGATTAACGCTGCTTAAGGTCGTTTGGTTTTTCCATTGCATTGCACACTCGGTACGGCACCTGGTTAAGATGGAAACACTTTCGATTTTATTCTGTCCCATCTCGAACGGAGAAAAGCAAACTTTTCTCACAATTCCCATATGCCGTATCGAACAGTTTAGAGTAGGTCAAGTTCAAACACCAGAAGAGGATTACCTCGATGTGAAGATGCACAGGGCCTAATCATAAGCGAAGCGGGCAGTAGTGGTCGTAACCCTGGCAACAGGCAGATCACTATAGGCATCGAGCAGCTCCGTGATGTGATGTGAAGGTCGTCGCAATAAAAACGCGACTCGATAGTTGGGCTGGGAATTAAAGGGCTTTTCAATGCAAGCGTAACGATAAAAGTGAATCTGTAGTTAGCGGTGAGAGAAGTGAAAAAGCGTGCTTGGAAGGAAATTGAGCTAATTGAGCCGGCTTATCTCCATGGCTGGTTGCGTGGAGAAATCTGTTTTTATCAATTTGACCATGTAGACCCGGGTTTTATTAGTTTTGTGAGCTGTAACTAGCTGCAAATGATATTTGTTCTGATGGTGAGGTGATCTTTTCGTCTTCTTCAATTCGTGTGTGGATACAAGAACTTTGAGGTTTGGAATAGGTTTACATTCACATTCGATTCCGGTTAGATGACTTCCACCAGTGAGTTCCCTTCTAATTAGGAGAATTTTTGGGTTTACACAGCCATTCGGTCATCGTAAATCCACTGAATGTCGTCATCAACAGTCACTTCTCCACCGTAAACCCCCAATTCGGTATCGTTAATCCAAGAATGGTGTTGAGAATCGGTCACCGTGAAATCCTTATATCTCCTTCAGGATAAAATACCTCATAAactattatatttttaatgatttatattactaatgattttttaaattgttcctAAGCTAAATATTCCTTCCTCACCTCACCCAAAAAAATCCTAAACTAAATATTCTCCTTCCTAAAACTTCCTAAACTAAATATTTAATCAAACTGTTAATATATGCTAgagaattcaaaacaaaagaaaaagaactgttaaaagaaaaatattgaattgtattttgtaatttttaattttaaaactataaatttgccacttataaattataaattataaattataaattaatataaattaatattataaattaattttgtgtGTAGCCAATTTGATAGCCCAGAatcaaatacaaacaaaacggtCAAATAAGGTATTTACGGTGATCGATTAAAAGTTATCAACGCCATtcttggctttctttgactttattttccCGTAATTGGATAGTGGTAGTCGTAACCGGGATATTGgtccggataggattttggaccgatcctgtcgtgtaaaGATCGGCGCCGCTACTGATACACCATCGGGTCGACCCAATTCTTGGGTTTACGCTACCGAATTGTGGGTTTACGGTGGAAAAGTGACTGTTGTTGGTGATATTTAGTAGATTTACGGTGGCCGATTGGCATGGATTGACAAACCCTGTAAAAACTCCCGAAGCAGTAGAAACCCTTTTCCAGTTTCTGAACCGAACCAACATTAATATCTGGATATCTATTCGTTATCGATCGTGTTTCCCGAGATAGTATTAAACTTTTGAAGACACACACAATGACTTATCTAAATTAAACATAACTTCCGTTCCAGTGATAATAAACACCCAATCAAAAGGGTAGATTAAATATCGACTTAAGGCTTGTCATCAAACCAATCGACTCTAAAATTATAAGCACCAACTTCACGGTACACTGTCAATTAATAATTTCAATCCATGCCAACGGGCAGAGAGATTAAAGGGAGATTGTCACCTGGCGCGTGGAATCTTTCCCGATAAGCCGCGCTCGATAACGTGCTGCACTTTAAACAATGTTTATCACCTCCGGTGGGAAACTTTCAGGCAAACGGTACGGCACTAACATTCCAGACCGTAACTCATCGTTACTGATAATGCTTTCCCTTCTTTTGCGTCATCTCAATCAAAGTGTAACTGTCTGTTTTGCCAGTGCCACGATGGGTACCACAAACGAGCTGCTGGTCGATAGGGTGCCCGTGGGTGGGTGGACACTTGTTTCAGCTGCATAAGTGCACCTTCATGGTGGGTAATGAGTTGTAAATAGATTGCCACTGTGCGGGAACCGGCATTGGTGTTGCTTAGGGAGGAGCCGGGAGGAAGATGCGTGGCGAGGATGCAATTTGCGATGTGTGTTGATAAGCAATTTCTATTGCTATTTGACTATTGTCCATAAATTTAAGacatttttatgtaatttGCAAATCTTTCGATACAGCACAGTTCAAATTAGCTTGATGCTTAAAGAAGCCTTCCAGTTAAGAAGCAAGGTTACAGTTTCAAATTTACATCTGTTAAGCTTTGTAttggtatgaaaaataaaaataactctTATTTTAAATGTAGCTAACATGATTTAAATACTGTTATAACATTATTAAAGTCTTCGTATCAAAATAATTAGGCCtttcttcaagaaaaaaaggagtttcatttaaatatacaggcagtccccgataTATGCTATTATAGCGAGCCGCTATAACCTGGGAagaatccgcgtaactcgaatttcagCAAAAGTCGAATTcaggtgcaatttcgtttatacttcaaagtcacagagttgacttccttctctgcatttaatttatttagcgTATCAGGCGGGTTTTAGAAAGATTTCATTaaagtaaaatgttttatgtgacataagAGGTATTTTCGactaattttccaccattttgcttaaattttgtgctataaactagctcagctgtcaaatttccaaaaaccgcgtatcttcGAATCCGCGtgtaagaggaaccgcgtatctcggggactgccagTAATGTGATTTGAAGTAGGAAATTGTAATATAAATTGATATTCTTTTCGTATTTTCAATACCAACAGATTGAGTCATTCTGAGCgtaaaaccacaacaaaaaaatactttcgccTTAGTCATGATTGAACACAACCAAACGATGCTCACTTGCAACGAGATTTATGTGGTGAAGTTCATCCCGTACTGCACTTCTATTTTTAGCGTCTCGCCAGCACGCGCTGATTCAGTCCGGAATTCCTAGCCCGAAGATGAATATCCATCATTCCATTACCACAGCACAACATCCTTTGGCCACCAATGTACTCGAACCATGCCTAACTATATTTCTTGTTCTGTATGtctttcttgttttgtgtCCTCCCAACTCCCAGCGATGGCATCGATGCGCCTTTGTGGATGTTTTGGAAGCGACGGCGCTACATTGTGGTGTTTATGGCGTTTCTCGGTTTCTTCAACGTCTACTCGCTACGAGTGAACCTGAGCGTGGCCATCGTGGCGATGACAGAGAATCGGACCGTACATTACGACAACGGGACCGTCGGATACGTAAGTGAATCGgaaatttctgttttgttgttaccATCTTGCCATGATTGCGCCGGTTCCGTACCGTCCTACGCGACAAGATTGCAATTTGTGTGGTGGTTTTATCTTTTCTGTGTCCTCCACTTTACCAGGAGCAATACTTTGATTGGAGCTCCAGCCTGCAAGGTTACGTGCTGAGTTCGTTCTTCTACGGCTACATCCTGACGCCCTTCCTCGGTGGCTTCATCTCGAACCGCTTCGGTGGCAATTATGTAAGTGTGTTGCGCGACACCCAAGTTCGGGCGAAGACGCTAcgaaaactaattaaaacattccacGCGCGACAGGTGTTCGGAGTTGGCATTGGAACGACGGCTGTGCTGACGCTACTGACACCGTTAGCGGCCAAGGCTGGCGTTGCCGTCCTGCTGGCGGTGCGCATTGTGGAGGGCATATTCGAGGGCGTCACCTTTCCCTGTATACATGCCGTGTGGTCGCGGTGGGCACCGCCAACCGAACGATCGCGTATGGCATCGATCGCGTTCGCCGGGAACTACGCGGGCACGGTTGTGGCGATGCCGCTGAGCGGAATTCTAGCGAACGCTTGGGGCTGGGAGAGCGTGTTTTACGTGTTTGGTGTGATCGGATGCATCTGGTTCTTCGCGTGGATGTTCTTCGTGAAGACGTCTCCCGAGGTGGACAAATGGATCAACCAGCGGGAGAAGGAGTTCATACTGGAATCGCTGGGACGCACGGAGGGTGAGCAGGAGCGGGTGCAACATCCGTGGAAGGGTATCCTCACATCGGTGGCCGTTTGGGCGCTGGTTGTGTCACACTTCTCGGAGAATTGGGGCTTTTACACACTGCTCACCCAGCTGCCCACATTCTTGAAGGGTAAGGATCCTTGAGGGGACGCATACAGATAGAAGACTAATAGTTCTATTTCTTCGCCGTCCCCTAGATGCCATGCACTTCGAGCTGGAGAAGACGGGATTTGTGTCGGCCGTACCGTACCTGGTGATGGGAATCCTTCTGTTTGTGTCCGGCTACCTAGCCGATTGGTGCCAGGTGAAGGGCTACCTCACAACAACTCAGGTTCGCCGATACTTCAACTGCGGTGCCTTCCTGGCCCAGACGGTGTTCATGATCATTGGTGCGTTCATTCTCGAGCCGGGACCAACGATCACCTGCATCACGATCGCCGTCGGTTTGGGCGCGTTTGCGTGGTCCGGTTTCGCCGTGAACCACCTCGACCTGTCGCCGAAGAGTGCCGGCGTACTGATGGGCATCTCGAACACGTTTGCCACCATCCCCGGCATCGTGAGCCCCATCATCACGGGGTACATCACGTCCAACAAGAGCGACGACGAGTGGAAAACGGTGTTCTACATTGCGGCGGGCATCTATCTGGTTGGTTGCGTCATCTACTGGTTCGGCGTATCCGGCGAACTGCAGCCGTGGTCGATTGAGGCACAGGAACGGCGGGAGCAGGAAAAACAACCGACCAAACCGATCGAGAGCCTTGCCTACACGAACAAAGTGAGCGTGGAGGACGAGATGTAAGGGGGCTGCAAGAGGGCTGTGAGACTAAGAATCGTACAGATAAACCATCATAAGTGTAATCGATGTATAGGTAGATGCATTCAGCGTCTGCGATGCGGCCGGTATCTGGCTGGAAAATTCCACTGTTTCAAtggaaatgtgtttgaaaatgtATCGAAAAACTACGCTCAAAGCGAACTTAAGCTGGTATATTGCGTAAATGCTAATGTATGTGTAATATAATGTATGttaatgtaataaaatgatttttcacaATGTGATTCCAATGAAATTCGTATCTTGTGTTCCGTACTTCGGACAGCATTGCGTACAAGCTTGTACCCAACACCGTTGGTAAGGAATTGTACGCAAGTTTTGTTGTATGCCGCTCAAACGATTCGTTGCAGGGGTTTTCGGATTGTTCTCGTGTGGATTGTTGGATAATTTCGATCATTAAATGTTAATCGGATTGAATCGAATATGAATACAAGTTAACAAAAGTACCAGAGCATTACAGCGAGACTAATCTTcatgaaatataaataaaattaactaaactgtttaataaattcattattcaataatttaataattttggcGACCtcatggtgtattggtagcggtgccggtcttcacacgacaggactggtCTAAAATCCAATCCGGACCAATCCACcgaagccaaagaaagccagaaatggcaggcctctTGACTTGGCTTTGGGTTGGTGtgccaataaagaagaagaaattatttagaaaataaaactcattACTCATTACtcgttaaaatatttaattataatgaaaacaattaaattgaaattgtcattgaaattattttttggtatttattttcctattttaGTTCGATTTCAATTCTCAATTCGAAgtaagttagttaaaaaaatagaattcgGTCCAATTATTATTCCAAGGAGTTGTGCCGTACAGGAATAcagatttaaatattttaattcaaaaCCCTccaaaattttcttttttctctgtaTTGATTCACCTTAACCGAAAAACTCGACTAACCTTCATATTGTTTTCTTGTAAAGACAAATTTAATGCATGTATGTGATATTGAGAGAAAAATTGATGCAATGGTCAAAAATTGATATAGTAGAGACAAAAATTGATCCACGctgtaaaaaaaatggtgacTATCCCGGGGGTTTACAGTTATTCAACGTTGATCAAAAGCTATTATACTAGCTCGAACATTTCGTCTCCGAATAGGAGTATTCTTAAAATAATAGTTGTAATAGTCGTTGATCAAATATACGCATGAAAAAATTTAGTAAAATAACTTACTAACATGAATGAATTATTCTCCGCATCATTATCGTAATATTACTACAACAAATCGTTCTTCGAGATGACGAAAGATCTCAACTAAGTTATAAAATAGTATTTATTACGCAACACAAATATAAACGCATCGTTGACGATCCACACAGCCAATCGAAAGCGCACAGCGTAGTGCACGGTTGTAGTTCGATTGTTGTTTACCCTGCCAACCAAAGCGATGAAGACGTAACGCGGTAAACAAACCATCGTTCCGCCACATCCACTTCAAACCCCGTGCCAAGCGCGTGCAGAAACCGATGACGACAGAGATCAAGGCAGCGTACGGTACGGGGTACGGCAATGCGATCGACGAAAACATCTGGTTCAAATTCGAATCGTGGTAaaacaacggcaaaaaaaaagacgcgAATACAAAGAAGCCAAGCACGGGGGGCAAATGGACGCAAAATGAACCGGACGTTTGATGACGGCTGTTGGCtgatgggtgggtgggtgggtttggCAGCAAAAAGGCACCATGCATGGTAGTGTGTGCGTTGGTCAGTTTTATTTGATCAAGCGACCAGGCGCGCTGAGTCATATGGGGGGGGAGGTGGTACGCGAATGGGTGGTGTGttaaagacaacaaaaaaaaagcacgcaaGCAACAGTTTTGAGGTGTGTGTCATGTTTCGTTTGGCACAAAATTATCTTTTGTTTGGTTCGACATCCACCAGGGAGACAGGGACAGCCGGGGAAGGTACTTCCGTGGGTCGTACATATCGTACAATCGTTTGAATGAGTTACTTGCGTTATGAGCCAAGAATAGCACAATCGGCAGCGTTCCTAATTTATCTTCCATCGGGAGCCATTTTCTAGAGCATGTCTTTCAAAACCGGTCAGAGTGTGCTTTTTTCACACATATGATAGGGTGAGCGagtgaacgaaaacaaaacccactcCCGCTACCAGCAAACGTAATTGACAACTCGAGTCAAGCCCGTTGGATTGATACAGCACGGGTTAAAGAGGGCGAAGAgtgaaagcataatttaacCATCGTTTTGTATCACCCCGTCAGGCCTCTCGCCTTAAAAAAAAGCAGGGCGGAAGTCATCagcataacaaacaaacattccaaCCACCCATCGGCGTTTTTTTCGTAAGAATTTTTGGGTCCGATACTCACGCTCAAACCGGGACAAATTATTGCGCCTCTAGCTTGTAGCGACATGAAACCAAGAAACTACGAAGGATTACGAAATAACAGCGTTTGGGGAGaaagtgtgcgtgcgtgtttgcattttttctttctgctggTTCAACACAAGAACGATGTCAAGGATGAATGAAAGTGCGTAGAAATTGGTGGCCTGCTTCCTGCTGTGTGGCACTCGTGTGGCAGATCTAAAATTTATGAGCATTTAATTCACCCCGAAAGTACCGGCAAGGGTACAATTCAACAAGGCCATTGGCGTGCCTTAGctatcgagagagagagagagagagaaagaaagagagagataatTTATCTGCGTCTAAGAATGTCTCTGCTTTTCCCTCTATTGCGCTAGGTAAACAACCCGATCATGGTCAAGGTGCCCGTGTGTAGCTTACGTCCCGTTGAccattaattaaaaatggcAGCTCACTTATGCTTTATTAAAAAAGGCGTTTACTTTTGTAAAGATTTCGAACAAATCAGTAAGGGTGAAAATTTGTTCACTTCAAAACGTAACGATCTGGCACCGGTAATAACGTGGCGCGTGCTGTTTACATGAGCACATGAGGGACTAATTTCGAAAATGGTTTAATATTGCACGAAATCAACACCGTGACTTGGACGCAGAAGAATGCGGTCGCATAAACAGACGCTGCCATTTCTCGCACCCGTATGCTGACCCGCCACACCACGCAAGAAACGGGAAACCCAAAACGGACGGGGCCACCAAGCCATCAAACTTGGTCGCCATGAAAAACACCATTCGTCTTCCATTTCATCTAGATTAATTGACACTCAAATGCGGAGGTTCCGTGAGTCGCGAGTTTGTTGCCACGCTTGTAGCTGGTTCGGTCGCAACAGGTTAGGTACGGTTTCGGTTCGCCTTGCCTTgcgctttgttgttgttgttgttttctgttcGCCTCGAGATGCTGGAGCGTCACGGTAAACACGCCCCGGTGGGTGTACACATTCCGCGCCGTGCGGACAGTAATTTATAACCGAGCTAGCGCCACCCTGAACGAAACGCGGCGAAAGTTCTTTGGCCTACCGAGGGTTAGCCTGTGGGgatgtaaacaaaactaaccaaccaaccaacccacCGCCCACCGAGTGTGTCCACCTAATTTATGCGTCTGTAATGATGTAGATTTGGTCGGTAGCTTGG
Protein-coding sequences here:
- the LOC128303557 gene encoding sialin isoform X2 gives rise to the protein MDTKPSSKVGSDGIDAPLWMFWKRRRYIVVFMAFLGFFNVYSLRVNLSVAIVAMTENRTVHYDNGTVGYEQYFDWSSSLQGYVLSSFFYGYILTPFLGGFISNRFGGNYVFGVGIGTTAVLTLLTPLAAKAGVAVLLAVRIVEGIFEGVTFPCIHAVWSRWAPPTERSRMASIAFAGNYAGTVVAMPLSGILANAWGWESVFYVFGVIGCIWFFAWMFFVKTSPEVDKWINQREKEFILESLGRTEGEQERVQHPWKGILTSVAVWALVVSHFSENWGFYTLLTQLPTFLKDAMHFELEKTGFVSAVPYLVMGILLFVSGYLADWCQVKGYLTTTQVRRYFNCGAFLAQTVFMIIGAFILEPGPTITCITIAVGLGAFAWSGFAVNHLDLSPKSAGVLMGISNTFATIPGIVSPIITGYITSNKSDDEWKTVFYIAAGIYLVGCVIYWFGVSGELQPWSIEAQERREQEKQPTKPIESLAYTNKVSVEDEM
- the LOC128303557 gene encoding sialin isoform X1, translated to MDTKPSSKVGDGIDAPLWMFWKRRRYIVVFMAFLGFFNVYSLRVNLSVAIVAMTENRTVHYDNGTVGYEQYFDWSSSLQGYVLSSFFYGYILTPFLGGFISNRFGGNYVFGVGIGTTAVLTLLTPLAAKAGVAVLLAVRIVEGIFEGVTFPCIHAVWSRWAPPTERSRMASIAFAGNYAGTVVAMPLSGILANAWGWESVFYVFGVIGCIWFFAWMFFVKTSPEVDKWINQREKEFILESLGRTEGEQERVQHPWKGILTSVAVWALVVSHFSENWGFYTLLTQLPTFLKDAMHFELEKTGFVSAVPYLVMGILLFVSGYLADWCQVKGYLTTTQVRRYFNCGAFLAQTVFMIIGAFILEPGPTITCITIAVGLGAFAWSGFAVNHLDLSPKSAGVLMGISNTFATIPGIVSPIITGYITSNKSDDEWKTVFYIAAGIYLVGCVIYWFGVSGELQPWSIEAQERREQEKQPTKPIESLAYTNKVSVEDEM